One Haloarchaeobius amylolyticus genomic window, TGCCACTCACCACGACGCCGGGTTCGAGGCGCACGCTGACCGGCCGAGCCGCGGTCGAGACGTGCGGCGGCGATGCGGGGCCGACCCGCCAGCGTTCCCCCTCGGCGATGAGCGTGACGGCGACGTGGTAGCCGTCGGGGCCGGTCCCCGCGGCGGCCGTGAGGCGGCCCGGGTCGGCGACCCCGTCGGGGGCGACCGCCGCGTGGGCCTGCCGGAGCGTCGGTGTCGCGAGGTCCCGCTGGCCCGTCTCGTCGCCGCCGACCCGCGCCAGGGTCGCATCGAGCCCCCCGGCGAACAGCGCCAGCCCGACACAGACCGCGAAGACTGCGACGAGGGCGGCGGTCGGTTCGACCTGGGCGCGGCTGTTCGACCGTCGCGCCGCCGGCTGCTCACGCATCGACCAGCGTGACATTCGTCCCCTCCCAGTGGACGCGGGTGATCCGGATGCGGGCTGGCGCCTGCCGCCACGTCGCGTCGCGGGACTCCGTCCGCTCCCGAGCCTGCTCGACCGCGCGGGCGAACGCGACTGGCGAGTCGAACACGCTCGATGGCGGGTCGCCTGTCGCGACGCGCTGGAGCCGCGAGTCGGCCGCGACGGGAACGACCGGCCCGAACCCGAAGGTCGCGTGGGTCGTCCCGCCGGCGTTGCGGAGCGAGAGCCGGTGCGGGTCGAGTCGGACCGCGCTCGCGTCGACCGGATGCTCGGCGGTCGTGGGATACGAGGCAGCGGCGACCGCGTCGACGGTGTCGGCGGCCGCGGCCGCATCGGGCGCCGGTCTGGTCGGGAGTTCGACGGCGACGCCGGCGACGGCGAGGCTCGCCGCAGCGAGGCCGACCCAGCAGTACCACGCGTCTATCGGGAGGTCTGGCATGCCGATGCTGGCCGCGGGTTCGTATTTGAAGGCTTGGCTGTGCAGAGTGTGTGAGCAGTCTCGCCGGAGTCTGTGAGTTCAGTGCTGGCGTGCTGGCGATTCCGGTGAAGTGGCGACGCGCAGCGTGCTCGCGCCGGCGGAGATGGAGACCGAACCACACCATCCCTAGCCGACCCCCTCCGTTCCGCAGGCTCCACTCCGGTCGTCCACCGTGAGAGCAAGCTCTCACGAGCCCGCACTCGCAGGCTCGTGCGGACCTCGCGCGCTTCCACCTCGCAGTCTCGCTCCCGCTCGACCTGCTCGCCAGCGCGCGCCACGGTGGTACTCCGGTTCCAGTCGCTCACACCATCGCCCCGGCAGCCAGGAACGCCCCGGCGTAGACCAGCGCCGCGGTCGGGAGGGCGCGACCGACGCGCACGCCCACGAGGGTCCGGTCCAGCCCGTGCTGGAGGCCGGTCGCGAGCACGGTGAGGACGACCGAGAGCAGGAGGACGTAGGCCCCGACCGCGAGGCCGAGGTCGGGGGTGGCAAGTGGCGGAGCGGTCATCGAGCCGCCACCGGGGCCGCCGAGGGCCCCCACCGCGCCGCCCCCGAGGCCCATCCCGTCGGCCATCGCGACCGTCGCGCCGGCGACGAGTGGCCCGAAAGTTGTCGCGGTGCTCCGGAGGGTCCCGGTCACGCGGGCGAGGTCGTGCTGGCACTCGCGTTCGAGCGCCTGCAGGTCGTCGAGGTGGTCGGCCATCGAGACGATGGCGCGGCCCGCCGGGGCACCCTCGGCGGCCGCCAGCGCGAGCAACGCGGCGGTACTCCGCGCGCGAGGGCTCGGGACCCGGGCGAGGGCGCCGTGCTCGCCGAGAAACGCCTCGCGCACGCCGACCCGGAGCTGGCGCTGCCGGCGGCAAGCCGCGGCCAGCACGTCGCCGGTCTCGCCCGACACCTCGCCGGCGGCGTGGTCCAGGGCGGCTTCGACGGCCTCGCCCTCGGCGACCCGGCGGCCGACGAGGTAGAGGGCGTCGACGAGGTTCGACTCGACCGCCTTCGCGTGGTCTCTGACCGCCGCGACCGGGCGGTACCAGACCGAGAGCGCGACGCCGACGCCGAGCGCGGGCGCGACGAGGGGAGTCAGCCAGCCGGGGGCCAGCAGTGGCACGCCGAGGACCGCGAGCCCGAGGGACAACGCGCCGGCTGCCAGCGCGCGCCAGGGGCGGCTGGGCACGTCGGGATGCGCCCGCGAGACCGCCGGCGGCGGGAAGGCGACTGGCCGGCGGGTGAACAGCCACGCGCTGGCGACGAGCAGCATCGCGGGGAGCAGGCCGTCGTAGGTCACCACGAGTGCGCCGATGGTCACCGGTAGCCCGGCGACCCGGGCAGCGGGGAGGACCGCGACCAGTGCGAGGGGGAGCAGGACCCCGAAGGCGTAGATACCCGTCACCGGCCCCTGCACGGTCGCGGTGAAACTGGCCAGTCGGTCGCGGGTCCCCCGGAGGACGGCGGTCATCGCCCGGTCGAGGGTCCGGGAACGCTCGCCGGCCGGGGCGTCGGCTGCCGCCACCACGAGGTTCAGGGCGCGCCGGAGCGCCGGGAAGGTGTCGCGCCACGCGGCGACGAAGGAGCCGAGGCCGCTCTCGGGCGTCCCGGCCGCGCCACGGACGTGCTGGCCGAGGCTGGCCGCCAGGGGGCCGTCGTCGCTCTCGGCGGCGAAGGCGGCGGCGCTCTCGGCGGTCGGTTCGACGTGCATCCGGAGGACGGCGCGGCCGACGAGGTCCGGCGCGTCGCCCAGGGCCGCGGACTGACGGAGGCTCGCCAGCCAGCAGGGGGTCGAGTGGACCACGTGCGCGAGAACGAGGCCGGCGGCGAGTGCGACCAGCGGGACGGTCGCGGGAGTGACTCCGAGGACCGAGGCTGCGGCCGCGGCGACGACGGCACCCAGACCAGCCGCGGTGTAGCCCGCGCGGGTCACCGTCTCGGGAGCAAGGTCGCTCTCGAGGAAGGTCGTTGCCCGGTCCAGCTCGTCGCTCACGTCGACGGGCCACGGGTAGCCCCTGGCGAGGAACCGGCACCAGCCGACCCAGAACTGCATCAGCACGGTCCCCCTGGCAGGTCGGCGGGCGCGGTCCGGCCGTCGGCGACCAGCCCGGCGATCTCGTCGGTTCGCTCCTGCAGCGCCCGGCGCACGTCGGCGTAGGACTCGGTCGGACCGGCGAGCCCGGCGACCAGCGAACTCTCGCCGCGGTCGATGCGGCCGGTCGGTTCGAGCGCCAGCCCGTCGAGGGCGAACAGGGGCGCGAAGTGGACGCCGTCGTCGCCGGAGCGGACCTCCTCGATGCGGGCGATTCGGCGCGCGGTTCCGGCATCGGATGCTGTCTCGACCGGGCGGCAGGTGACGACGAGGTCGGTGACGCCGAAGGAGGACTCGGGGACCCCGAGGTCGGCGACGACGCGTTCGCGCACGTCGGCCCCGCCGTCGCCGTGGATGGTTCCCAGGACCGCGCTCCCGCTCGCACCGACCCGCATCGCCTCGTAGAGCACGCGGGCCTCCTCCCCGCGGACCTCGCCGACGACGAGGGCACCCTCGCCGAGGCGGAGGGCGGTCCGGAGCGCCTCGTCGGGGGCGACGCTCGGGCCGTCCCCGGTCGTGGTGTGCAGCGCCTGCACGTCCCGGCCGCCGGTCTGGAGGGCTGCGACCGGGAGCTCCGGCGTGTCCTCGATGACGACGGTCCGGGTCTGACGCGGGAGCTCCCACAGCAGCGCCCCGAGGGTCGTGGTCTTGCCGGCCCCGCGGGTTCCGGCGACGAGCATCGCGGCCGCGCGCTCGACCGCCAGCGAGAGGAACGCGGCCGCCTCGGCGGTGAGGCTCCCGACCGTGACGAGCCGGGGGAGCGTCCAGGCGTCGCGGCCGTTCCGCCGGAAGGCGAACCCGTGGCCGTCGCTGACGGGGCGGGTCACGCCTGCCACCCGGACCGGGTCGCCCGCCATCTCGGCCGTGGCGTCGAGGGTCGGACTGGCGCGTGAGAAGGCGCGGCCGCTCTCCTGGCGGAACCGGGAGGCCAGTGCGCCCGCCGCGGCCGCGGTGAGCCGCACGTTCGTCGGCATGGTGTGCCCGCCCGCGGTCACCCGGAGGGGCGTCTCCGTGACGGGCGCGGACGCGAAGACGTCGGAGACGGCCGGGTCCGCGAACAGGTCGGTGAGGACGCCGTACTCGCGGGTGTGCTTGCGGAGGACGGCCGCGAGGACCCCGACCGGCGTGGACTCGTCAGCGACCGCCCGGACCGCCCTGCCCGGGGCCCGCGCCGCCCCATCGGTGCCGCCGTCCGCGAGATGGGCGTAGGCGTCTGCGAGCGTCGCGAGGTCGTCGTCTTCCAGTCGGGATTCGACCGGTTCGAGGTGGTAGCATCGTCGCCCCGTCGCGTCCTCGTACTCGCGGACCGTCGTCCCCGTACAGGTCTCGCGCGTGGCGACGAGTGTGGCGCCCGGCGGGAGGTCGGTGGCGACCCGGGCCTTGCTGACGGTCGGGCCGGCGTACGGTCGCAGGGCCTCCTCGTACCCACCCGCCCGGTCCGCGAGGACGGCGAGGCCGGTCTCGGCGACGAGGTCGGCGACCGGTCCGGCCCGGGCCGTCGCGTCGGCCGCGGCCCGCAGGGGGTCGGTCCGGGTGCGCCCCGCCAGCACCGGGTCGTGGAAGGCCGTCGCGTCGGCGAACCGGCCCGCCGCGACCAGCAGGGCCGCGGCGTCGTCCTCGTAGGCCCGTTCCAGCCCCCCGTCCCTGACGACCACGCTGTCGGCGTCGCGCGATTCGAGGGCCTCGACCGCGGTCGCCCGGCAGTCCGGGTCGGTCGCGAGGTCGCCGCCGGGGCAGTCGGTCGCGTCGAGCGAGAGCCGGTCGCCCGCGAAGGAGACGGTGCAACCACAGGGGTCGTCGGAGTCGGTGCCGAGCAGCGAGCGCAGTGACATGGCCACGCTGGCCGCGGGTTCGGATTTAAACTCCGGGGTGCGACGAGTGCTGCCGTCTCCACCTGGCGCGCGCTTGGCCGGGTGGCGAGCACGAGGCGACGGAGTCGCCTCAGGAGTCCCGCGACCGCCCGACGCAAACCCCCTCCCCATCCGGCTGCAGGGTCAGCACGAGCCGATGCTCGCCACTCCCCTCCAGCACCAGTGGCCGCCCGCCGGGCGTCCGGAACGCGACACCGACACGAACCTCCCGAACCGGCCCGCCTGCCAGCCGGTAGGCGAGTACTTGAGCGTCCGGCTCGCCGGGGACGCCACCGACCGACACCCAGGCCACCTCGCGGGTCGTCCACCCGTCGGCCGGCAGCCTGACCGTCACGACCCGTCTCGCACCTGGACCGGGGGTCGCATCCTCGGTCGCGAGCAGCCCCTCGCCGGCGACCTCGAGACGATGGAGGTCGGCCGCCACCTGCTGGTCGCTCCGGGTCTCGCGCGCCGCATCGAGCGCCGGCAGCGTCGCCGCCAGCAGCGCCAGCGCGAGTACGACCGCGACGACCGTCCGGACGCTCACAGCACCTCGCGGATGCGGGCCACGAGCCCCGGTTCGTCCCGGCCGTCGTCCGGGTCCGGAATCGTGTAGGGGTCGTGGTCTGTGTCCCGCGAATGGCCGGGACTGGTCGCCCACTCGCCGGCGGCCGGTTCGCCCACATCGCTCTCGTGGGTTCTCGACCTCGCCTCCAGTTCCGCGACGCGCTCCTCCAGCGACTCGACCGCGGCCATCGCCCCGTCGGCGCGCTGCTCGACCCGTTCGTTCACGCTCCGGACGTTGCCGGCGTAGCCCCGGAGCGCCTGCACGGCGGCTTCGAGGTCGGCGACGGCGGTCTCCACCTCGTCGAGACGGTCCGCGAGCGTCGGCTGCTCGGGGGCGCTGCCGGTCGCGGGTTCGGTCGCTCCGGCCTCGAACCCGGTGTGCGTGGCACCGCCGTCGCCAGCAACCGCGTCGAGAACCGCGTCCTCGTCGGCGATGGCGCGCTCGACCGCCCGCAGTCGGTCGTCCAGTTGGTCGGACATGTCGCGATTGGCCGCGGGTTCGTATTTAAATCCCGAGGCGGAACGCTTTACCCCCCGCTCTACGGATGCCGATAACATGAAAGTCGTCCTGATCGGTGTCGGACAGGCCGGGGGCAAGATCACGCAGGCCCTGGCCGAGTTCGACTACAACATGGACTTCGACGCGGTGCAGGGTGCCCTCGCGGTCAACACGGCGAGTGCCGACCTCCAGAACCTCGACATCGAGACGCAACTCGTCGGCCAGGACACGGTGAAGGGCCACGGTGTCGGCGGCGACAACGAACTGGGCGCGCAGGTGATGCAAGACGACGCCATCGAGGTCATGGACAGCCTCGACGGGAAGATCACCGCACAGGCCGAGGCCATCTTCGTCGTCGCCGGCCTCGGCGGCGGCACCGGCTCCGGCGGCGCCCCGGTCCTCCTCCGCGAGCTCCAGCGCGTCTACGACCTCCCCATCTACGCGCTCGGGGTCCTCCCCGGCCGCGGCGAGGGCGCGATGTACCAGGCCAACGCGGGTCGCTCGCTGAAGACCGTCGTGCGCGAGGCCGACTCGACAATCCTCGTCGACAACGACGCGTGGCACGACTCCGGCGAGTCCCTCGAAGGGGCCTTCGACACCATCAACCAGAACATCGCCCAGCGCATCGGCCTGCTGTTCGCCTCCGGCGAGGCGGTCGAGGGCGTCGGCGAGAGCGTCGTCGACACCTCCGAGGTCATCAACACGCTCCGCGAGGGCGGCATCGCCTGCATGGGCTACGCCAGCGCCCTCTCCGGCGAGACCGCCGAGGACAACATCAACGCGGTCACGAGCGTCACCCGGTCCGCACTGCTGACCGGGACCAGTCTCCCCGACGCCGTCACGGCCGACTCGGCGCTGCTGGTCGTCGCGGGCCGTCCCGAGGCCATCCCGCGCAAGGGCGTCGAACGCGCCCGGCGCTGGGTCGAGGACCAGACCGGCTCGATGCAGGTCCGCGGCGGCGACTTCCCGCTCGACTCGGACCGCATCGCCGCGCTCGTGCTCCTCGGTGGGGTCGAACGGTCCAACCGCATCGACGAGTTCATGGAGCGCGCAAAGGAGGCACAGCAACAACAGGAGAAAGAGCCCGAGGACCACGCCGCGAACTTCCGGAACGACGAACTCGACGACCTGTTCTGAGCCGGGTCGTCAGTTCCGCTCGGTCTCCGGCTCGCTGCCGCGTTCGACCCGGTTCCTGGCGTCCTCCAGCGTCTCGGTGTCCAGCAGTACCTCCAGTTTCCGCTCGAACTGTTCCTCCGAGAGCTCGCCCTGCGCGTACCGCTCGCGGAGGGTCTCCAGCGAGTCGCGCTTCGAGGCGGAGAGGTCCTCGCGCTCTGTCGCGTGGTCGAACGCGTCGTCGAGCGCCTCGTCCATCCGCCGGTCGGTCTCGTCGAGGAACTCGTCGTCGTCCTCGCCGGTGAGGATGCCGACGATGGGGACGACGACCGCGTAGCCGATGACGAACACCAGCCACCAGTTGTTCACGTCGAGGAACAGGGCGGCCAGCCCGGCCCCGAGGACGAGGAGGGACGTGATACTCGTCGCGGGCTGTCTGCTCATGTCCAGCCGTACCGCGACTCGCGTGAAAAAACTTCTCTCGAGCGCTCAGACCAGGCTCGCGCCGTCGAACTCGGTGCGCTGGAAGTCGATCTCCAGCAGGTCGAGGATGGTCGGCGCGATGTCGAAGAGGTCGGCGTCGGAGATGTTCGCCTCGGGGTCGTCGACGAACAGCGAGGCGTTGTCGAAGCTATGCATCCCGTTGCGGGCACCCTTCGTGAACACGTCGTCGTGGCCCTTGAAGCCGGCCTTGAGGTCGAAGCCGTGGTTCGGGATGATGACGAGGTCCGGCGCGATGTCGTCGTGGTCGCCGCGGAAGGCCTCTTCCTTCTCGACGACGCGCTCTGCGACCTTCTCGCCGTCCGGGCCTTCGAGCGCCTCGAGTTCGGCCTTGAGTTCGTCGCGAACCTCCTCGTACTCGTCCTGCGGGACCGAGCCACGCGGTTCGCGCCCCTCGAGGTTGAGGTAGACGCGACCCGGGATGAACGAGTACGCGCGGGCGTCCTCGGAGATGTCCGCGAGTTCCTCGGGCTCGTCCGTGTCGAACTCGAGCCAGCCCTCGCGCTGGAGCCACTCGTTGAGGTGGACCTCGTTGTCGAGGGTGGTGAAGCCGTGGTCGCTCGCGACGACCATCGTGACGTCCTCGGGGAGCTGCTCGCGGAGCTTGCCGAGGTAGTCGTCGACCTTCTCGTAGAAGTCGAGGAACGCCTCTTTGTTCGCGCCGTCGCGCTCGTAGTCCTCGAAGAGGAAGTGGTTGACGCGGTCGGTCGTCATGAAGACACCGAAGAAGAGGTCCCAGTCGTCCTCCGCGATGTAGTGCGAGAAGGCCTCGTAGCGCTTCTCGAGCGTCTCGTGGGCGTCTTCGATGAACGCCGTCTTGTCGTCCTCGTGTCCGAGTTTCGCGTTGACGTCGAGCTTGTAGTCGATGGAGTCGAGGTAGCCGCCGAACTCGTCGGGGTATGCGGCCTTGCTCATGTCGTTGACCGAGAGGAAGCCACTGACCATGCGCTGGACGTTGCGCTGGGGCGGGAACGTCACGGGGACGTTCATCACGGTCGCGTCGCGGCCGTCCTCCTGGACGCGGTCCCAGAGGCGCTTGGCCTGCACGTCGTCACCCATCGGGACGTAGGTGTCGTAGGTACCGACCTCTCGGTCCTGGAAGCCGTAGACGCCGGTCTCGCCGGGGTTGACGCCGGTGGTCAGCGACGGCCAGCAGGCGCTGGACTCCGGCGGCACGATGCTGTCGATGGGACCGGCGCTACCCTCGCGGGCGAGCGCGGTCAGGTTGGGGAACCGCTCCTCGTTGTCGGAGATGAGGCTGTACGGTACCCCGTCGATGCCGAAGAACGCGACGCGGGGGTTGTCGTCGCCACGAAGACGGTCGAAGAGACCCATATCGCCCCGTACTGCAGTCGACTACAAGAACCTTCTTTTCACTGCCCAATCGGGCCGCCGGTCGCCGGTCCCGGCAAGAATCCGTTACTCTTCGCGCGTCGGCTCGCGCTCGAAGTTCGTTGGGACGACCGTGACGTGGTGCATCCCGACGCCACCAGTCGATTCACGGCGTTCCGGCTCGTCGTCGAGGTCGACATCGGTCGTGGGGTGGACGCTGTTGGTGGCCATCTCTATCTAGCGGTACGGGCAGAACCCGGATAAAATTACCCATGCTCATAAATTATCCGGGTGTCGTGCTCCCATTACCGGGACGTATCTCTGGCGGGGGCGATGCGGTGGCGACGGTGGGCTGTCCGGCCGACCCGGACGAGGTACGTTTTTCAGGGGGCTCACCCAACGGGCGGGCATGGAACGAAACGTCAACGACGACGGGCAGCTGGTCCGCATCGGGCTGGGGTCGGTCGCGATGTTCGCCGCCATGGTCGCCGGAGCCGGGTTCCAACGCGTGTCGGTCGGGCTCCTCCTCGGCGTGGTCGGTGCAGTGCTGTTGCTCACGGGTGCGGTTCGGGTCTGCCCCATCCGGGCGGCACTCGAGTAGAACAGTCGGCGGTGAAGACGACAGAACCGCGAGAGTGCGTTACTGGAAGTTCTCTTCGTAGAGGTCCATCGCGTGCTCGATGGCCTCCTTCGCGGCTTCCTTGTCCTCCCAGCCCAGGGTCTCGACCTCCTTGCCCTCCTCGAGGTTCTTGTAGGTCGCGAAGAACTCGTCGATCTCGTCCTGCTGTTGCTGCGGGATGTCGTCGAGGTCCTGGATGTGGTCGAAGCGCGGGTCCTCGGTCGGCACCGCGATGACCTTGTCGTCCTGCTCGCCGTCGTCGTCCATCTTCATGAGGGCGACGGGGCGCGCCTCGATGACGCAGCCCGGGAACGTCTGGTCCTCGACGAGGACGAGCACGTCGAAGGGGTCCTCGTCGTCGTAGTACGACTGCGGGATGAACCCGTAGTCCGAGGGGTAGTGGACGTTGCTGTGGAGGACGCGGTCCAGCACGACTCCGGGGATGTCCTTCTCGTACTCGTACTTGTTGCGCTCGCCTTTGAGGCACTCGACGACTGCGTAGATGGTCTCCGGCGGGTTCGGGCCAGTTTCGAGGTCTTCCCAGAGATTCGTCATACGTTCTCGGGTCCGTGGACGGCCCGGAAAGTCCTTTCGTATTTACCCTTCGCCCGGAGTTTATCTCCGGTCCAGGGACTGTGTGCCACGATATCACCTCGAAGTGACCGAAAAATAGTATCCGTAACCCGAAATCGCTACCCCTCAGGGAGTCTAGGGAGTGACGGGTCGGCCGAACTGCAAGTAAATGCACTAATAGTTGAGAAGTGTTAAATAGCCTGATGACATTTAGTTAGGTATGTCAGAGGCACAAGCAGTCACCGGGCAACAGGGTATCGCGCGCGAGCTTACCGCGTTCCAGCACAACATCCTGGTCATCCTAGCGAAGGAGCCGATGTACGGGCTCGCCATCAAGCGCGAACTCGAGGAGTACTACGGCACCGAGGTCAACCACGGCCGTCTGTACCCCAACCTCGACGAACTCGTCGGGCTCGGGCTCATCGACAAGAGCGAACTCGACAAGCGGACCAACCAGTACGAGCTGACCGACGACGGCTACGACGCCGTCATGGACCAGCTCGAGTGGACGCTCTCGAAGATCGGCGAGGACGACGAGCGCGCGGACGAGATCCGCGCCCTCCTCGAATAGGACTTCGACACCGTCCTCGAACAGGGCTAGAAATCGGGCACCCGCTTCTCAGCGGTTTCGAAGACCAGCCGCAGCGACGTCTCGACCACTGCTTCCTCCTCCTCTGTCGGCCACGCGTTGCGTGGATAGTACTCTGTCAGGAACTCCTGTAGCTCCGCGCTCGTCGCGCTGTCGGCCGGCCGCGCGTAGTGGTTCCCCATGAAGTCGGCGAACTTGCGGGCGTTGCTCGCGTGGACGTCGCCGTGTTCCGCAGCGACGGCGGCGACCAGTTCGTCGTTGTGTTCCGCGACGTTCTCCCACTCCTCTGCGTCGCCGGGGCCGGACAGCGAGACCTCGACCGCCCGGTCGGTGTCCTCGATGCGGTCGGTCCGGATGACGCCGTCCTCGACCCACTCTTCGGGGTGGAGGACCAGCGTCTCGCCGTCGTCGTCATCGCGGACGCGGGCGGTGAACTCGTGGTCGGCGAGCAGGTCGGTTCGGCGGTCCTCGTAGGACTCGATGGCACCTTCGTCGACCGCCTCGCGGGCGAGTCGGGTGAGGCGTTCGGCCTCCTCGACCACGTCCTCGGGCAGTTCCTGCTGGTCGTCGGGCTCCTCGGTGTCTGGCTGTGTGGCGTCCTCAGGCATCGTCGAGTGCTTCGTTCGCAAGGTTGTCGGCGCGCTCGTTTATCTCTCGCGGAACGTGCGAGAGCGTCCAGGAGTCGAACTGCGAGAGCAGCTCGCGGACCGTGACGCGTTTCTCGCGCAGCGTCGGGTTGTTCGTGTCGTACTCGCCGCGGACCTGCTTGACGATGAGTTCGGAGTCGCCGCGGATCTCCAGTTCGTCGTAGCCGAAGTCGCGCGCGGCCTCCAGCACCCGGATGAGCGCGTCGTACTCGGCCTGGTTGTTCGTCGCGTTCCCGATGCGTTCGGAGCCCTCGGCGGCGATACCGTCGCTGGTGACGATGACCCAGCCGATGGCCGCCGGGCCGGGGTTGCCGCGGGAGGCGCCGTCGAAGTAGCAGTGCGCTCGGCCGCCGCCGTCGCGGAGGACGGCCTCGATGTCTGAGGGCTGTGCGCCCTGTATCACGACCTTCTCGTCGTAGGCGACCGCGGACGCGTCGCCGTACTCCGCGCGCCAGCGCTCGTGCTCGGTGTTCCCGTCCGTGACGGTCGCACCCGCGGATTCCAGCCGTTCGCGGGCCTCCTCGGGGTCGCACTCGATGACCGGCATTGACCGAACGTCACCGAA contains:
- a CDS encoding DUF7285 family protein; amino-acid sequence: MSRWSMREQPAARRSNSRAQVEPTAALVAVFAVCVGLALFAGGLDATLARVGGDETGQRDLATPTLRQAHAAVAPDGVADPGRLTAAAGTGPDGYHVAVTLIAEGERWRVGPASPPHVSTAARPVSVRLEPGVVVSGTLRVEVWE
- a CDS encoding DUF7283 family protein, which gives rise to MPDLPIDAWYCWVGLAAASLAVAGVAVELPTRPAPDAAAAADTVDAVAAASYPTTAEHPVDASAVRLDPHRLSLRNAGGTTHATFGFGPVVPVAADSRLQRVATGDPPSSVFDSPVAFARAVEQARERTESRDATWRQAPARIRITRVHWEGTNVTLVDA
- a CDS encoding type II secretion system protein, encoding MQFWVGWCRFLARGYPWPVDVSDELDRATTFLESDLAPETVTRAGYTAAGLGAVVAAAAASVLGVTPATVPLVALAAGLVLAHVVHSTPCWLASLRQSAALGDAPDLVGRAVLRMHVEPTAESAAAFAAESDDGPLAASLGQHVRGAAGTPESGLGSFVAAWRDTFPALRRALNLVVAAADAPAGERSRTLDRAMTAVLRGTRDRLASFTATVQGPVTGIYAFGVLLPLALVAVLPAARVAGLPVTIGALVVTYDGLLPAMLLVASAWLFTRRPVAFPPPAVSRAHPDVPSRPWRALAAGALSLGLAVLGVPLLAPGWLTPLVAPALGVGVALSVWYRPVAAVRDHAKAVESNLVDALYLVGRRVAEGEAVEAALDHAAGEVSGETGDVLAAACRRQRQLRVGVREAFLGEHGALARVPSPRARSTAALLALAAAEGAPAGRAIVSMADHLDDLQALERECQHDLARVTGTLRSTATTFGPLVAGATVAMADGMGLGGGAVGALGGPGGGSMTAPPLATPDLGLAVGAYVLLLSVVLTVLATGLQHGLDRTLVGVRVGRALPTAALVYAGAFLAAGAMV
- a CDS encoding ATPase, T2SS/T4P/T4SS family, with amino-acid sequence MSLRSLLGTDSDDPCGCTVSFAGDRLSLDATDCPGGDLATDPDCRATAVEALESRDADSVVVRDGGLERAYEDDAAALLVAAGRFADATAFHDPVLAGRTRTDPLRAAADATARAGPVADLVAETGLAVLADRAGGYEEALRPYAGPTVSKARVATDLPPGATLVATRETCTGTTVREYEDATGRRCYHLEPVESRLEDDDLATLADAYAHLADGGTDGAARAPGRAVRAVADESTPVGVLAAVLRKHTREYGVLTDLFADPAVSDVFASAPVTETPLRVTAGGHTMPTNVRLTAAAAGALASRFRQESGRAFSRASPTLDATAEMAGDPVRVAGVTRPVSDGHGFAFRRNGRDAWTLPRLVTVGSLTAEAAAFLSLAVERAAAMLVAGTRGAGKTTTLGALLWELPRQTRTVVIEDTPELPVAALQTGGRDVQALHTTTGDGPSVAPDEALRTALRLGEGALVVGEVRGEEARVLYEAMRVGASGSAVLGTIHGDGGADVRERVVADLGVPESSFGVTDLVVTCRPVETASDAGTARRIARIEEVRSGDDGVHFAPLFALDGLALEPTGRIDRGESSLVAGLAGPTESYADVRRALQERTDEIAGLVADGRTAPADLPGGPC
- a CDS encoding DUF7311 family protein; protein product: MSVRTVVAVVLALALLAATLPALDAARETRSDQQVAADLHRLEVAGEGLLATEDATPGPGARRVVTVRLPADGWTTREVAWVSVGGVPGEPDAQVLAYRLAGGPVREVRVGVAFRTPGGRPLVLEGSGEHRLVLTLQPDGEGVCVGRSRDS
- a CDS encoding DUF7310 family coiled-coil domain-containing protein, coding for MSDQLDDRLRAVERAIADEDAVLDAVAGDGGATHTGFEAGATEPATGSAPEQPTLADRLDEVETAVADLEAAVQALRGYAGNVRSVNERVEQRADGAMAAVESLEERVAELEARSRTHESDVGEPAAGEWATSPGHSRDTDHDPYTIPDPDDGRDEPGLVARIREVL
- a CDS encoding tubulin/FtsZ family protein; this translates as MKVVLIGVGQAGGKITQALAEFDYNMDFDAVQGALAVNTASADLQNLDIETQLVGQDTVKGHGVGGDNELGAQVMQDDAIEVMDSLDGKITAQAEAIFVVAGLGGGTGSGGAPVLLRELQRVYDLPIYALGVLPGRGEGAMYQANAGRSLKTVVREADSTILVDNDAWHDSGESLEGAFDTINQNIAQRIGLLFASGEAVEGVGESVVDTSEVINTLREGGIACMGYASALSGETAEDNINAVTSVTRSALLTGTSLPDAVTADSALLVVAGRPEAIPRKGVERARRWVEDQTGSMQVRGGDFPLDSDRIAALVLLGGVERSNRIDEFMERAKEAQQQQEKEPEDHAANFRNDELDDLF
- a CDS encoding SHOCT domain-containing protein; the encoded protein is MSRQPATSITSLLVLGAGLAALFLDVNNWWLVFVIGYAVVVPIVGILTGEDDDEFLDETDRRMDEALDDAFDHATEREDLSASKRDSLETLRERYAQGELSEEQFERKLEVLLDTETLEDARNRVERGSEPETERN
- a CDS encoding alkaline phosphatase family protein: MGLFDRLRGDDNPRVAFFGIDGVPYSLISDNEERFPNLTALAREGSAGPIDSIVPPESSACWPSLTTGVNPGETGVYGFQDREVGTYDTYVPMGDDVQAKRLWDRVQEDGRDATVMNVPVTFPPQRNVQRMVSGFLSVNDMSKAAYPDEFGGYLDSIDYKLDVNAKLGHEDDKTAFIEDAHETLEKRYEAFSHYIAEDDWDLFFGVFMTTDRVNHFLFEDYERDGANKEAFLDFYEKVDDYLGKLREQLPEDVTMVVASDHGFTTLDNEVHLNEWLQREGWLEFDTDEPEELADISEDARAYSFIPGRVYLNLEGREPRGSVPQDEYEEVRDELKAELEALEGPDGEKVAERVVEKEEAFRGDHDDIAPDLVIIPNHGFDLKAGFKGHDDVFTKGARNGMHSFDNASLFVDDPEANISDADLFDIAPTILDLLEIDFQRTEFDGASLV
- a CDS encoding YgaP family membrane protein; translation: MERNVNDDGQLVRIGLGSVAMFAAMVAGAGFQRVSVGLLLGVVGAVLLLTGAVRVCPIRAALE
- a CDS encoding inorganic diphosphatase — translated: MTNLWEDLETGPNPPETIYAVVECLKGERNKYEYEKDIPGVVLDRVLHSNVHYPSDYGFIPQSYYDDEDPFDVLVLVEDQTFPGCVIEARPVALMKMDDDGEQDDKVIAVPTEDPRFDHIQDLDDIPQQQQDEIDEFFATYKNLEEGKEVETLGWEDKEAAKEAIEHAMDLYEENFQ
- a CDS encoding PadR family transcriptional regulator, whose product is MSEAQAVTGQQGIARELTAFQHNILVILAKEPMYGLAIKRELEEYYGTEVNHGRLYPNLDELVGLGLIDKSELDKRTNQYELTDDGYDAVMDQLEWTLSKIGEDDERADEIRALLE
- a CDS encoding DUF7108 family protein, producing MPEDATQPDTEEPDDQQELPEDVVEEAERLTRLAREAVDEGAIESYEDRRTDLLADHEFTARVRDDDDGETLVLHPEEWVEDGVIRTDRIEDTDRAVEVSLSGPGDAEEWENVAEHNDELVAAVAAEHGDVHASNARKFADFMGNHYARPADSATSAELQEFLTEYYPRNAWPTEEEEAVVETSLRLVFETAEKRVPDF